Genomic window (Candidatus Polarisedimenticolaceae bacterium):
TCGGAGTCGGTGGCGGAGGTGCCGGCGATGGCGCCGGAGCAGAGCTCGTCGTCGCCGCCGGGGCCGACGGGGAGCGAAGCAAGGTCGCCGCGGAGGAGGTCCGATGACGTCGCGCCGAGGGCTGCGTTCCAGCTCACGAGCGCGTCGGTGCCGTTGCGATCGACACGCAGGCCGGTGTCGACCTCCGCGGGGGCGGTGACCGGGGTTCCTGCGCAGACGCCGGCGGCGCAGGCGTCGCCGGAGGTGCAGGCGTTCTGGTCGTCGCAACCGGTGCCGTCGGGGAGCTCGGTCGCGTTGCAGTCGCCGGTTCCGCTGTCGCACGCGTTGACGTGGCAGCCGTCGACCGGGGCGCAGACGACGGGGACGTGGGCGCAGCCCGTCGCCGAGCTGCACGAGTCGGTCGTGCACGGATCGTTGTCGGAGCAATCGAGCGGGGTGTGCGTGCAGCCGAGGACCTGGTCGAAGCGGTCGGTCGTGCAGGCATCCTGGTCGTTGCAGAACGTTCCCATCTTGAATGCGCCGCGGCCGTGCGTGAACGAGACGATCGTACCGGTCGAGGACTGTGCGACGAGATCGAAGACGGCGGCGTTGGGGTGGCCGCCCATGAACACTTCCCAGCTCTGTCCCGCGTCGAGGCTGCGGAAGATGCCGACGTCGGAGCCGGCGTAGAGGACGCTGGGGTTATCGGGATCGATGAGGACGGCGTTCATCGGCACGTTCGGGATGCCGGCGTCGATCGCCGTCCACGTCGGCGTCGTGTCGAGCGCGTTCGTCGTGCGGTAGAGGTGGGGGCCCGAGAAGCCGCCGGTCGCGATGACGACCGTCGCAGGGCTGGTCGGATCGACGGCGATGTCGGCGACGTTGATCGAGAAGTTGAGGTTGCCGTTCGCAAATCGCCAATCGCTTCCCGAATCCGTGGTCAAGAGGATGTGCCCGGCGCTGTCGACGGCGTAGTAGGTGTCGCACTGCGCGTCGGCGTCGGCCCAGGCGAGGGCGACCATGCTCTGGAACTCGGGGCTGTTCGACGTCCAATTGGCGGTCGCGTCGTCGGTGCGCCAGACGTTGTTCGATCCGGCGATGAGGACCTGCGAGTTGCTCGGGCACATGACGTAAGGCGCGACGAACGGCGCGGCGTTGGTGTTCGCGTCGGCGAGACCGTTCGTTCCGGAGAACCAGCTCGCGCCGCCGTTCTGCGTCTTCAGGATGTTGAGGTGCTGCGTCGAGCCGTACCACACGCTGCCCGGGCTCGCGGAGTCGATCGCCGCGTATCCGCCGTCTCCGGTGACCTCGAGGCTCCAGCTCGCGGTGCCGTCGAACCGCTGCACGCCGTTGTCCTGCGCGCCGGCGAGCGCGCGCGTACCGTCCTGCGGGTCGAGCGCGCCGCCCGGGTAGAACTGCGCCAGCTGGAGGCCGGGGTTGCGGCTCGTCCAGAGGCCGCCGTTGTTCGTCGTCGTGAAGACGCCGCCGTCGTTCCCGAGCCAGACCTCCGATCCCTTGAACGCGACCGCGTGCTGGTCGGCGTGCACCGACTGCGGGCAGACGGCGCCCCACGTCGACCCGCCGTCCCCCGAGCGCCAGATCCCCGTGCCGCCGAGCCAGACGCCGTGATCGGGCGCGACGCCGAGCACGAGGTCGTACCAGCACTGCCCCGACGTGCCGCCCGTGTACGTGCACGGATCGGAGAAGGTCCAGTACTGGCAGGCGCCGCTCGGCTTCGTCACCACGGACCACGACGTCCCCGAGCTGGTCGATTTGTACGTGTCGAGGTGCCGGCCGTTCGACGCGTTCTCGAACGTGGCGTAAACGGTCGTGTTCGTCACCGGATCGACGGCGACGGCGACGCGGCCGACCGACGACGGAAGGCCGCCCGCGAGCTTCGTCCAGGTCGTGCCGCCGTTCGTCGTCTTCCAGACGCCGCTGTGGTTCGCGCCGGCGTAGATGATGTTCGGGTTCGTCGGGTCGGCCGCGAGGTCGTGGATCGCCGCGTTCGAGCCGATCTGCGTCGAACCGAGCACATGGAGCCAGGTCGCGCCGGCGTCGGTCGAGCGCCAGACGCCGTAGGTCCCGGCCGGGCCGGCGAAGCAGAGGAAGCCGCCGATGCCGCCGCCGTTCGCCGCCCAGAGGATGTTCGGGTTCCCCGGATGGACGAGGATCTTGGTGACGCTGGTATTCGCGAACGGCGTCGCGCCGAGGAGGGTCCACGTGGCGCCGCCGTCGGTCGAGCGGAGGATGCCCGCGCCGAAGTACGAGTCGCACGACTGGTTCCCCTCGCCGGTCCCGGCGTAGATCACGTTGCCGTTCGACGGCGCGATCGCGATCGAGCCGATCGCGAGCGAGGCCTGCGTGTCGGTCATGGGCGTCCAGGTCGCGCCGTGGTCGGTCGTCTTCCAGACGCCGCCCTGCGCGCCCCCGACGTAGGCGATGTTCGCGTTCGTGGGGTTGATCGCGATCGCGGTGACCCGCCCGCTGAAGGCGTACGAGCCGTCGAGCTCGGGCGCCGGCCCGATCGGCGCCCACCCGTCTCCCGCGATGCGCTGGAGCGGCCCCGGCCGGAGAAGGCCCTTCGCGATGTTCGCCTTCAGCTCCGCGATCGCCTTGTTGCGCCCGTCGGCGCGAAGGAACCCGTCGGGGCCCGCGCGCCTCGCGGCGAACCACTGGCTGCGCTCGAAGAGGAGGTCCGGCCCTTCTTTCTCGCCGATCTCGGCCTTCTTGTGGTCTTCGCCGGCATCCGGATCGGCGGCGGGCGCCGCGGCGCGAGCGGCGGCCGCCAGGAGCAGAGTCGTCGCAATCGCACCGAGCGCCTTGAGCTTCATCGCCTCCCCCGCGGAATGGACGGGAAGATGATACGAGGCGTCGATCCGATATGCCCGCGCCGTCTAGGGACAGGGGATCGCATTCTCGCGAGGCGTCCCCGCGCTGTCGGCTCCCAGGTCCCCCTCGATTCCCGCGGTGATCCCCGCGACGAGGAAGAACTGCGCCTGGCCCGCCTCTGGCACGGCCTCGTCCCCGAGGTACGGGTTGAACACGCCGCACACCTGCTCCGCGAGCGCGTTCGATCCGGGGGTCTGCGCGTACGCCCCGGTCGCCTTCAAGATCGAGAGGTCGCCTTCGTAGACGCTCCACCGCGACGACCCGATCTCGTCCTGCCACTCGATGTAGTCCTTGTCGTCGGTGCCGAGGATGTAGATGACGCCGTCGTCGAGATCGCACACGTCGCCTTCGCCGTCGGCGTCGATGTCGGACTGCGTCGGGTTCGCGACGAAGACGCAGTTGTCGCAGGCGTCACCCCAGCCGTCGCCGTCGAAGTCGTCCTGCGCCGGATTGAACGTCTCGGGACAGTCGTCGCAGGCGTCCCCGACGTGGTCGCCGTCCGTGTCGGCCTGATCCGGGTTGAACGCCGACCGGCAGTTGTCGCACGCGTTGTGGACGCCGTCGCCGTCGGAGTCGACGCCGTCGGCGTCTTCGTCGACGAGGCCGTTGCAGTCGTTGTCGAGGCCGTCGCAGATCTCCGCGGCCCCCGGATGAACCGACGCGTGCGCGTCGTCGCAGTCGCTCGCGTCCGCGACCCAGCCGCGAGGCACCGGGCCGTGGCACACGGTGATCGAGATCGCGGGATCGCCGAACCCGTCACCGTCCGCGTCCCGATGGAAGACGTTGCAGGCGCCGTGCGTACTCCCCGCGACCGCTGCGTGAAGCAGCACGGCCGCAAGCGAGGCACCGCACGCCACCGGGATCATCGTCTCCCCTGCCTTCGAGAACAGGTACCGCAGGGGTGCCCGAAGCACCACGACTTTCTTTTACGTAGGCCGTCTTCAGGGGTTCAGGATGGACTTCGAGCGAAGGTTCGGGGTAGCGTTCGACGCTTCAAGAGGAGTCGGTCATGCGCGCTCTCCGTCTCGCCGTCGCCGTTGCCCTTCTGGCCGCGCCTTTCGTGGCGCGTGCCGCCGATGACGATCCCTATCAGTGGCTGGAAGAGGTCGAGGGCACCCGCTCTCTCTCGTGGGTCAAGGAGCAGAACACGAGGTCGCTCGGCGAGCTGCAGGCGGTGAAGGAGTACCAGCCGATCTACGACAAGACGCTTTCGATCTACGACTCGCAGGACAAGATCGCGTTTCCGAACGTCATGGGCAGGTACATCTACAACTTCTGGCAGGACAAGGCGCACGCGCGCGGGATCTGGCGCCGCACTTCGATCTCGTCGTACAAGACGGCTTCACCCCAGTGGGACACCGTGATCGACCTCGACGCGCTCTCGCGCGACGACAAGGCCACCTGGGTCTGGAAGGGAGCGGACTGCGCGCACCCGGATTTCCGGCGGTGCCTGATCAACCTGTCACGCGGCGGCGGCGACGCCGTCGTGGTGCGCGAGTTCGACACCGAGACGAAGAGCTTCGTGAAGGACGGCTTCACCCTTCCCGAGGCGAAGACCGAAGCGTCGTTCAAGGACCTCGACACGCTCTGGGTCTCGACCGATTTCGGTCCCGACACGCTGACGACCTCGGGCTATGCGCGCATCGTGAAGCTCTGGAAGCGCGGCACGCCGCTCGCTTCGGCGAAGACGGTCTTGACGGCGAAGAAGGAGGACGTCGGCGTCGGTGCGGGAACGGAGTTCACCGCGGACGGCAAGTACGACCTCGTCGGCGTCAATCCGACGATCTTCACGCGGCGGAGCTATCTCATGGTCGGCGACCGCCTCGTGCACCTCTCCCTTCCGGAGGATGCGGACTTCCGTGGGATCTTCCGCGACCGGGCGATCTTCGAGGTCAGGAGCGACTGGAAGCCCGGGGCGACGACGTACAAGCAGGGCTCGCTCCTCGCGGTGGCGATCGACGACCTCCTCGCCGACCGCGACACCGTCTCGACGATCTTCGAGCCTTCGGAGCGTGTCTCCTTGGGCGAGGTGCGTCTCACCAAGGACCAGATCGTCATGTCGACCCTCGACAACGTGCGCTCCAAGCTCTACCGCGTGAACCTGGGAGACGCCGGCTGGACGAAGGAGGAGATCGCCCTCCCCGGCCAGGGCAACGCCGACATCGTGGGAACGTCGCGGGACAACGAGATCTTCTTCTACCAGTATCAAGACTTCCTCACCCCGTCGTCGCTCTTCCTCGTCGAGAAGGAGGCGACGACGAAGATCAAGTCGCTCCCCGCCTACTTCGATGCCGCCGGGATGAGCGTCAACCAGTACGAGGCGACGTCGAAGGACGGGACCAAGATCCCCTACTTCGTCGTAGCGCCGAAGGGGTTCAAGGCCGACGGCACCGCGTCCACGCTGCTCTACGCGTACGGCGGCTTCGAGGTCGCCGAGCAGCCGAGCTACAGCGGCGTCGTCGGCTCCGCGTGGCTCGCGCGCGGCGGCGTGTACGTGCTCGCCAACATCCGCGGCGGCGGCGAGTTCGGGCCGGCGTGGCACCTGGCCGCGATCAAGGCGAATCGGCTCAAGACCAACGAGGACTTCGTGGCGGTCGCTCAGGACCTCATCGCCAAGAAGATCACGACGTCACGCCACCTCGGGATCATGGGCGGAAGCAACGGCGGCCTCCTCGTCGGGACAGCGTTCACGCTCCAGCCGGACCTCTTCCACGCCGTCGTCTGCCAGGTCCCCCTTCTCGACATGAAGCGCTACTCGCACCTCCTCGCCGGAGCCTCGTGGATGGACGAGTACGGCGACCCGGACAAGCCGGAGGACTGGAGCTACATCCAGACGTTCTCGCCCTACCAGCTCGTGAAGAAGGACGTCCAGTACCCGCGCGTCTTCTTCTGGACGACGACGAAGGACGACCGCGTGCATCCGGCGCACGCGCGCAAGATGGTCGCGAAGATGCTCGGTCAAGGCCACGACGTCCTCTACTTCGAGAACGTCGAAGGCGGCCACGGCACCGGCGGCGTCAACTCGCAGAAGGCGCTGACGGTCGCGCTCCAGTACGCCTACCTGTGGAAGACGCTCGAGTGATCGCTTAGGGACACGGGTTCGCGTTCGGCCTCGGCGTCCCCGCGCTGTCCGTCCCCAGCGATCCCTCGACACCGCCGGTCACGCCGGTGACGAGGCTGAACTCCACCTGTGCGCTCCCCGGCACGATCGTGTCGAGCGAGAACGGGTCAGTGACGCCGCACGACTTCGACGCGAGCGGGTTCGACCCCGGCGCTTGCGTGTACGTGCCCGACAAGCGGAGCACCGAGAGATCGCCGGTGTACACGTTGAACGCCGACGGTCCGGACTCCTGCTGCCACTCGACGTAGCTCTTGTCGTCGGTGCCGAAGATGTAGATCAAACCGTCGTTGAGGTCGCAGACGTCGCCCTCGCCGTCCTGGTCGAAATCCGATTGCGAGGGATTGAAATCGAACGCGCAGTTGTCGCAGTTGTCCCCGACCTTGTCTCCATCGGTGTCGATCTGCGAGGGGTTCGACGCGTGCGGGCAGTTATCGCAAGCATCACCGATCGCATCGCCATCGGCATCGGCCTGTGACGGGTTCGACACAGTCGGGCAATTGTCACAGACGTTCCCCACGTGGTCGCCGTCGGTGTCGGTCTGGGTCGGATTCGCGACCGTCGGGCAGTTGTCGCAGGCGTTGTGAATGCCGTCGCCGTCGGTGTCGACGCCGAGCGCGTTGTCATCGACGAGACCGTTGCAGTCATCGTCGATGCCGTTGCACACCTCCACCGCGCCGGGATGGATCGCCGGATTCGCGTCGTTGCAGTCGTTCGCGCAGATCCGATAGCCGTCT
Coding sequences:
- a CDS encoding MopE-related protein, with translation MVLRAPLRYLFSKAGETMIPVACGASLAAVLLHAAVAGSTHGACNVFHRDADGDGFGDPAISITVCHGPVPRGWVADASDCDDAHASVHPGAAEICDGLDNDCNGLVDEDADGVDSDGDGVHNACDNCRSAFNPDQADTDGDHVGDACDDCPETFNPAQDDFDGDGWGDACDNCVFVANPTQSDIDADGEGDVCDLDDGVIYILGTDDKDYIEWQDEIGSSRWSVYEGDLSILKATGAYAQTPGSNALAEQVCGVFNPYLGDEAVPEAGQAQFFLVAGITAGIEGDLGADSAGTPRENAIPCP
- a CDS encoding prolyl oligopeptidase family serine peptidase gives rise to the protein MRALRLAVAVALLAAPFVARAADDDPYQWLEEVEGTRSLSWVKEQNTRSLGELQAVKEYQPIYDKTLSIYDSQDKIAFPNVMGRYIYNFWQDKAHARGIWRRTSISSYKTASPQWDTVIDLDALSRDDKATWVWKGADCAHPDFRRCLINLSRGGGDAVVVREFDTETKSFVKDGFTLPEAKTEASFKDLDTLWVSTDFGPDTLTTSGYARIVKLWKRGTPLASAKTVLTAKKEDVGVGAGTEFTADGKYDLVGVNPTIFTRRSYLMVGDRLVHLSLPEDADFRGIFRDRAIFEVRSDWKPGATTYKQGSLLAVAIDDLLADRDTVSTIFEPSERVSLGEVRLTKDQIVMSTLDNVRSKLYRVNLGDAGWTKEEIALPGQGNADIVGTSRDNEIFFYQYQDFLTPSSLFLVEKEATTKIKSLPAYFDAAGMSVNQYEATSKDGTKIPYFVVAPKGFKADGTASTLLYAYGGFEVAEQPSYSGVVGSAWLARGGVYVLANIRGGGEFGPAWHLAAIKANRLKTNEDFVAVAQDLIAKKITTSRHLGIMGGSNGGLLVGTAFTLQPDLFHAVVCQVPLLDMKRYSHLLAGASWMDEYGDPDKPEDWSYIQTFSPYQLVKKDVQYPRVFFWTTTKDDRVHPAHARKMVAKMLGQGHDVLYFENVEGGHGTGGVNSQKALTVALQYAYLWKTLE